A window from Strix uralensis isolate ZFMK-TIS-50842 chromosome 15, bStrUra1, whole genome shotgun sequence encodes these proteins:
- the PSMA1 gene encoding proteasome subunit alpha type-1 isoform X1, whose amino-acid sequence MLVPRRVGARQRARCAPASGLCRPFRNQYDNDVTVWSPQGRIHQIEYAMEAVKQGSATVGLKSKTHAVLVALKRAQSELAAHQKKILYVDNHIGISIAGLTADARLLCNFMRQECLDSRFVFDRPLPVSRLVSLIGSKTQIPTQRYGRRPYGVGLLIAGYDDMGPHIFQTCPSANYFDCKAMSIGARSQSARTYLERHMAEFTDCNLNELVKHGLRALRETLPAEQDLTTKNVSIGIVGKDMEFTIYDDDDVAPFLEGLEERPQRKPAPPADEPAEKAEEPMEH is encoded by the exons ATGCTGGTCCCCCGCCGTGTCGGGGCGCGGCAGCGGGCTCGCTGCGCTCCGGCTTCGGGCTTGTGCCGCCCG TTTCGCAACCAGTATGACAATGATGTCACAGTTTGGAGCCCACAG GGCCGAATTCATCAAATAGAATATGCCATGGAAGCTGTGAAACAAGGCTCAGCTACTGTGGGGCTGAAGTCGAAAACACATGCTGTTCTGGTTGCTCTCAAG AGAGCACAGTCTGAGCTGGCagctcatcagaaaaaaatcctgtacgTTGACAACCATATTGGTATCTCAATTGCTGGACTTACTGCTGATGCAAGACTCTTGTG CAATTTCATGCGTCAGGAGTGTCTGGATTCTAGATTTGTGTTTGATAGACCTCTTCCAGTTTCTCGCCTAGTGTCATTAATTGGAAgca AAACCCAGATACCAACGCAGCGTTATGGCAGAAGACCGTATGGTGTAGGACTGCTCATTGCAGGTTATGAT GATATGGGTCCTCATATTTTCCAGACTTGTCCCTCTGCAAACTATTTTGACTGCAAAGCAATGTCCATTGGTGCTCGTTCACAGTCAGCGCGAACTTACTTGGAGAGACACATGGCTGAATTTACTGACT GTAATCTAAATGAGCTAGTTAAACATGGACTGCGTGCCCTGAGAGAGACTCTTCCTGCTGAACAGGATCTGACCACCAAG aatgtTTCCATTGGAATTGTTGGCAAAGACATGGAGTTTACCATCTATGACGATGATGATGTAGCACCATTCCTAGAAGGTCTTGAGGAGAGACCACAGAGAAAG cCTGCTCCGCCTGCTGATGAACCTGCAGAAAAGGCAGAGGAGCCGATGGAGCACTAG
- the PSMA1 gene encoding proteasome subunit alpha type-1 isoform X2: MFRNQYDNDVTVWSPQGRIHQIEYAMEAVKQGSATVGLKSKTHAVLVALKRAQSELAAHQKKILYVDNHIGISIAGLTADARLLCNFMRQECLDSRFVFDRPLPVSRLVSLIGSKTQIPTQRYGRRPYGVGLLIAGYDDMGPHIFQTCPSANYFDCKAMSIGARSQSARTYLERHMAEFTDCNLNELVKHGLRALRETLPAEQDLTTKNVSIGIVGKDMEFTIYDDDDVAPFLEGLEERPQRKPAPPADEPAEKAEEPMEH, encoded by the exons ATG TTTCGCAACCAGTATGACAATGATGTCACAGTTTGGAGCCCACAG GGCCGAATTCATCAAATAGAATATGCCATGGAAGCTGTGAAACAAGGCTCAGCTACTGTGGGGCTGAAGTCGAAAACACATGCTGTTCTGGTTGCTCTCAAG AGAGCACAGTCTGAGCTGGCagctcatcagaaaaaaatcctgtacgTTGACAACCATATTGGTATCTCAATTGCTGGACTTACTGCTGATGCAAGACTCTTGTG CAATTTCATGCGTCAGGAGTGTCTGGATTCTAGATTTGTGTTTGATAGACCTCTTCCAGTTTCTCGCCTAGTGTCATTAATTGGAAgca AAACCCAGATACCAACGCAGCGTTATGGCAGAAGACCGTATGGTGTAGGACTGCTCATTGCAGGTTATGAT GATATGGGTCCTCATATTTTCCAGACTTGTCCCTCTGCAAACTATTTTGACTGCAAAGCAATGTCCATTGGTGCTCGTTCACAGTCAGCGCGAACTTACTTGGAGAGACACATGGCTGAATTTACTGACT GTAATCTAAATGAGCTAGTTAAACATGGACTGCGTGCCCTGAGAGAGACTCTTCCTGCTGAACAGGATCTGACCACCAAG aatgtTTCCATTGGAATTGTTGGCAAAGACATGGAGTTTACCATCTATGACGATGATGATGTAGCACCATTCCTAGAAGGTCTTGAGGAGAGACCACAGAGAAAG cCTGCTCCGCCTGCTGATGAACCTGCAGAAAAGGCAGAGGAGCCGATGGAGCACTAG